The genomic stretch TTAGTTAGATTTCGCACTTATAAGTGTTTTTACTCAAGATGTTTCTGATTTTGTTAGATTAAAATAATGAGTCTTGAAAATTACTTTTAGAGTGTATTTAGTCATGCCAGATTTGGCCGTTTATTTATTTTATGATTATTTTTTTAGGTACTTAGCGTAGATTTAATTCTCTGCCAATAAATGACGAGCCAAGTATTTTGCCAAACAAACTAATGTAAGCGTTGGCGGTTTTCTATAGGTATCGGGTAATACGGAACGGTCACAGACATACAGGTTTTTAAATTCTGTTTCTAGATTTTTGTCTACGTGTTCGCTTATATTTAATGCTCCTCCAACACTTGTTGGGCTTAATGGACTTTTTATAATGTGTTTAGCTCCAGCATTTTTTAAAATTTCTATTGCTGCTTCAGTTCCTCTGTCAAGTTTTGACAATACTTCTTGGGATAATGTTTTATGATATTTTCCATTTTCCATAAGTTCTCCTCCCATAGGTTCTTCAACCTTGACGCCAATACCAATGTTATCGGAGAATGAGAAATAGTGTCTCGGTTTGAACATTGCTACCGTTAGAATTTTGTAGAAAAGTTTTTGAACATTCGCGTCTCCCAATGAGATATCATCTTCTAAATGAGTCTGCATTGTCCCTACAAAATTATCTGTCGATTTAAGACCCGGAATTAATCCAAAAATACCCATATTAGGATCAAAATAGAATCCATTTTTTGCTACATTTTTTATACCGCTATTTCTTAAAATCATTGGTGAAGCATGTATCCCAGCGGCAAGTATTATTTTTTCGCCAAATGCCTGATATAGCGTTGACCCAACTGCTCTTACCTTAAATTTATACTCAACACCAATCGCCTTGTTTTTGTCGAAAATTATTTTTGTAACTTCTGCTCTATTGACTAAAGTTGCTCCATCATCGATAGCATCATCTACGAAACTTTTTGCTTTCCATTTTGATTCATAAGAATACCCTGATTTACATTTTGATAGATCAACCAACATTAGTTGTTTTTCCCAAGAATATCCCAATTCTAAAGCACTATCTCGTAATTTAAGAGATTGATTTCCATAAATTTCATCAGGTAGATAGTTAATAGGTAATTCCTTTTTTGCTTCCTCATAATCTTGAGTAAGATCAATTCCTAGTGATGAAAAAGTATCGAAAGGTGGAAGTGCTGCTACTCCAAAATAAAGAGCTGTTGTTCCTCCTGTTGTTAATGCTCTCATGTCTTTTAACTTTTTGCCAACAGAAATTTCATTCATAATTGAAACGATTCCTGACAAAGATTCTTTTAAAAGAACAGTTTTTCCACGTTCAAGAATCAGCACCTTTTTCTTTTGCTTAGCTAACTCCTTCGCTATTGTGGCACCGCAGGTTCCGGAACCAATAATTATAGCGTCGTACTGGTTGTTTTGATTTAGTTCAGTCATAATGGTTTAAGTAGATGACATTAGAGGTATCTAATTTATCAAAAACAGGAAATAGCTTTTGTGGTTGTCTAAAAGCTTGAAAAATATGATGTAGTAAGTCATCTAGCTTCCCGTTGGAAAACTAAATGACTAACTTTATCTTGTTTTTGAAAGATTATTTTTTGGTTGGTTGGTATTGAGTTGAAAATATAGCGTTACTATTTTTTAACTTCTTTTAGAGATGTTCTGTATTCATTCATTTTCTTTTCTCTGTATGCAAAATCTGTCATTGCTCTTTGTGTAAGAAACTCATCATCAATTTGTAAATCAAAATCGGCTGATAATACATCATAATTTGTAATTCGTCGTGCTGTGAGATTAATCATTGCTGATTGTGTAACGATCCAAAAACCATTAATTTTGTCTACTTTTTTAGTAATTAATTGTTTAAAGAGTTTGCCATTGCGATCGTAGAGTTCATCTTTAAGTATCACGAATCGTTCTTTATCAACAAAACTTATGGCTTTGCTATAAAATGTTTTACTTGCTCTTTGCGCTGTTGGAACAGACTCTACTTTCCAAACTGGGCGATTATTTAAGGTCTCTTCTCCAAGAATTTTATATGTATAATCTTTAATTTTTCTTGTCGAAACATCTTCAATTGAGAACTCAGTTCCAAAAACACTTCCCGTTTCTCCACCATCATTCGTTGAAGCAATACGTTTCACTTTACCCAATGCAGGCAAATACAACCAAAAATTATTATCGTCTTGATCTGCTTCTTTCCATACAAGCATGTTAGTGCCTTTGTCAGCGATTGGTAAAATAATCATGTCAAGCGATTTGGCATTTTTCTTTTTAGGTGCAACAAGATAGTCTTTGTGCACACTTTCTACAATAACCACTCTAGGGCTGTTATTACATTTTAATTTTCCTCCAGATATTTCATATCTACAAGAAGTAAATTGAGCTTTCCTGACTGATGAGTTGTAGGTGAAATTTTCCACACTATCTACCTTCACCATAATTTGATTTGCATTTTGGGCATGAGACTCTTCCAAAGATGCAAACAAGCATAAAATTATGAATAGTACAGGTAAGCTTTTTTTAAGTAATTTCATGAATTTCTTTTTTTAAATTAATACTTCTTCTTCTGTTTCTGTTTCTATTAGTTTTACTCCAAATGATAATTTGAAAACAATAATTAGTGCTGGTAAAAAGAATAGATCACATAGTAAACCTACCATAATAGCAAGGAATCCAAATTTCCCCATATTTGAAGTTCCTGTTGCAGCTGCTATAGACATTATTCCAAAACCAAGTCCTAAAACTAGTGATGTAAACATTAATGCCTGACCTGCTTCCTTCATTGTTTCACGCAGTGCTCTTTTTATATTTCCATCTTTTACAACTTCATTACGATACTGAGTAAGAAATGTTACAGTATCATCAACAGATATACCAATTATTATAGGAGCTAGCATCATTGTATAGAAATCTAGTGATACTCCAAGCCAACCTAGTAATCCGAATGTCATAATAGCCGGAAGTAAGTTTGGGAACATTGCTGCCGCTCCTACTTTTACGGAGCCAAAAACCAAAAGAAGTATGATAGAAATAGCTATAAGAGCAATCCCAAAACTTTTCGCTTCGTTTGTTGTAAGATAATCAGCTGTTTGCATAGCAAGTGCAAAAATACCAGTTATAGAAACGGTAGCTTCCGTATAGTCTTTCTTTAATTCACTAACCATGCCAGAAATATCTTTCTGCATGTCTTTGAAAACCTTACTATATTCGTAAGACCCGTAATTATGAAGTGATATTTTAATATTTGCCGCTTGAAAATTATCTCCTACGAGTCTTTTTCTATCATCAGGATTGGCGTTATTAAACATGAAAAGTGTTTGTGAAAGTACTTGTGGATCTTCGGGAATAATAAATTTATCTTCTCTTCCTTCATTTAATTTTTTGTAAGCATCTTTTGCAACATCTGCAATTGAAGAAGTCATTACCACATACTTACTGTATTTTTTTTCAAATTCACGTTGTAAGTTATCTAGAGACTTTAAGACTTTTGGATCTTTAAAAGCATTTTCTTTACCTAAATCAAGGAATACTACCATACTGAAAGCTCCCATCATGTGTTCATCAGCAATTTCCACACTCTGTCTGAATGGGGAATCTTCTGGATATTGATCAAGCATATTGGAATCGACTTTTACTTGTGTAGCTCCATAAATACATATCAGAATAATACTTGTAAACACAACCAATATATGAATAGGTTTTTTCTCTACAAATGGTACTACCTTTACAAGTATTTTCTGCATTCTATTAGCAACATTTGGGAAAAGACCACCAATTTTAGTGAATATTGTTACTTTTGCCTTCTCTGGATTACTCCACGGGCTCCATAAATCTATCAGTATAGGCAGTAAAAAAATTGTGAAGAAAAAGGCTAGAAAAATACCCATAGTAGACATCATCGCAAACGTTTGGATTGGAACTACTGGAGTTATATTTAGCGCAAGAATACCTACTATGTTTGTTGTAGCCGTTAAAAGTAAAGCTGTTCCTGTACTACTATAAATTTTCTGTAACGCAGTTTTATGTTCGACCTTTTTGGTACGCAAAAATGAGTATCCTGACATTATATGCACCGAATCGGCTACACCAACTGTCAAAATAAGTAAGATGGTTAGTATTAAGAACCCAGTAATGGTGAATCCTAGTAAAGCAGAGATTCCAAGTGTCCATATAGTACTCAATATAACAATGACTAACGACCATGAAACCGCTGAAAATTTTCGGAAGAAATACCAAAGTAGTAGTATTATAATTAATACTGCCGCCAAATATAGATTCCCCATTTCTTCAACCATAAGTAAGTCATATTCTGCCGCAGGAGTATTTCCTACTGGATAAAACTCCATATGATCGGCATATTCGGGCTTGCTAAGAATTTCCTTTAAAGCATCATTTAATTTTATGTAATCTCCTTGATCGGTGGGTTTAAAACGAATTGGAGCATCTGTAGCCTCAACTACTTCCATAGTCAAATCGGTATCCATTACTAAATCTCCTACTTTCTCCTCTTTATCATCTATAAGAATCGCTCCAAAATCAGTTTCAATATGAATTCCTCCGTGTGTCATATCTTTTGAAAAATACTGCAATGGAAATTGTTTCTCACTTTTGGCAATTTCCCTGATTTTTTCAAGTTCCTCTTTACTCTTTGGTATTGTTTCTCCTACTAAAGGACTCGCAAACAAAAAGTCGTCTTCAACCGTTAAAACTCTTGCATTCACTAACGTAGTTACTTTTACAATGTGATCTAATGCCGACTCTTCACCTTCTTTTAAACTTTCTCTATAGTTAAGAAGATCGTCCTGAATACCTTTAACTATTTGTAAAGATTTTTCAGAAAACACATCTCCGTCTTTTGGTTTATATACAATGTATACACCATCTTCACTTCCAAACTGAGCATGATACTTATTAAACGCAATCTTTGTAGGATCGTCGTCTCTAATCCATCCTTCGATGGTCATATCCATTTTCAAATTGCCTAGACCATACACTAGAAACGCCGTAGCTGCAATAAAAAGAGATAGATAAAGGAATTTTCTTTTTAGAACCTTTTCTGGGACTTTACCAATAAAGCGCGAGATGGGATTAAGTATATTCTTCATAAAATAAGTTTTAGTGATTTATTTAAGTTAGTTGAGTTATGATTTAATTTTTAATGAATTGAGTTGAATTATTTTTGTATTAATCTTGAATTGTTATGATAACGTTTCCTCTTTTACGTTCGGTATCAACATACCTGTGTGCTTCTACAATTTCACTAAGTGGATACGTTCTGTCAATGATAGGTTTGATTGTATTATTCTCAATAAAACCGATCATAATTGATACATCTGCCTCTTTTATACTAGAAAGCCAATAATTATTTAAAAAAGTTCCGTTTTTCTTTAGGATTTTTTTACATTTTCCTCGGGTCGACTTCATTACGGCGTCATATACAATATCGTATCTTTCAGGTCTGTTTGTAAATTCTTCTTTTGTATAGTCAAGTACTTTATCTGCTCCTAAAGATTTTACTAATTCAAAGTTTTTTTCGCTACAAACCGCCGTAACTGTGGCTCCGTAGTGTTTTGCGAGTTGTATAGCATAGGTTCCTAAACTTCCAGATGCACCATTTATTAATATTTCGTGACCATTTTTTATTTTTGCTTTTTGCAGATTTTTTATGACTGTAAGTGCACCAGATGGTACAGCCGGAGCTTCTTTAAGAGATAAATTACTAGGTAATTTGATAATTACTCCTTTATTCTCTTGAGTTCCATCTTTTACTTTTTCTGGTAAACAACAGTATTCCGCATACGCTCCTAATCTATAACCAGTTAAGCCAAATACTTTATCTCCTTCTTTAAATAATGTTACATTTTTTCCAATTGCTTCAATAACTCCTGAAACTTCTACACCAAGAATCAAGTTTTTTTTGGGTTTAAAAAAGCCGAATATTAATCTTATTACCAAAAACGGAACTGACCTTCTAATTCGTGTATCTCCGAAATGCGCTGTGGTTGCACATATTTTTATGAGTACCTCGTTGTCTTTTGGTGTGGGTTTTTCAACTTCTTTCATTTGAAGAACTTCCGGCGGACCATATTTAGTAACTACAACTGCTTTCATATATGATTCTCGAATTGTTAAGTAATTTAGAACAGTCTATCATTTATAAATTTGTTTTTTGAGATTTCTTTAATAAAGCATTGATCTTTTTAGCAATTTCTATACTTGGCTCTTTGTCCGTTATTGAAAAATGGTTTGCATCAATGTGACTGATTTGTATTTTATTGGAGAATAATTTATTCCAACCATAATCCTGTACTAATTTTTTATAACCTTCCATGTAACCTTTGGTTGCACGAAACAATATGTTATTTACCTTTTCTGATATTTTAGAAGGTTTGTATGCTCTACAAGCAGTATCCATAGTAATAAGAATTTCATATGTATCTTCAAATTGCTTTTTAGGAATCGAAAAACCATTTTTTGTAATAGCTTCATGCAGATAACTAATGCGATCTTTTCCTGACATACTTTTCATTTTGTCCGCATCTAAATGAATTTTTTCTCCTGATGGTGATATAAATTTCTCTTTAAACGCACCAATAATTTCATCAACCATATCAATTACAGGTTGCAAAGGAGACAAACAATCTAAAAAACCTAATAATTCAATTTTTTCACCTTTCTCTAATAAAATTTTAGTCATTTCAAAAGCAATCATTCCTCCATTTGAATAGCCTAATAAACGGTATGGACCTTTTGGTTGTACTTTCTTAATTGCCTCTATATTAGTTTCTGCAATATTTTTAATTGTGATTGCGTCAGATTGGTTAGCTTCCATCGCAAATTCAAGTCCATAAAAAGGCTGATCGTTGCCAAATGCATGCACTAAATGTTGAAAAGCTAGGGTTGTTCCATTACCGCCTTGAGAAACTGCAAAAATAGGTGTTTGCTTTCCTGTTGTTTGTAGTGGAATAAGCACTCTTTCCGCAATCGGTAATTCATCATGTATTGCGCCAGCATTTGCAATCTGTGCACTTTTTGCTTTATGCGCATCTTTAGTTACTGATAAATTAGCAACTTTTTCAGCAT from Kordia antarctica encodes the following:
- a CDS encoding outer membrane lipoprotein-sorting protein, whose translation is MKLLKKSLPVLFIILCLFASLEESHAQNANQIMVKVDSVENFTYNSSVRKAQFTSCRYEISGGKLKCNNSPRVVIVESVHKDYLVAPKKKNAKSLDMIILPIADKGTNMLVWKEADQDDNNFWLYLPALGKVKRIASTNDGGETGSVFGTEFSIEDVSTRKIKDYTYKILGEETLNNRPVWKVESVPTAQRASKTFYSKAISFVDKERFVILKDELYDRNGKLFKQLITKKVDKINGFWIVTQSAMINLTARRITNYDVLSADFDLQIDDEFLTQRAMTDFAYREKKMNEYRTSLKEVKK
- a CDS encoding efflux RND transporter permease subunit is translated as MKNILNPISRFIGKVPEKVLKRKFLYLSLFIAATAFLVYGLGNLKMDMTIEGWIRDDDPTKIAFNKYHAQFGSEDGVYIVYKPKDGDVFSEKSLQIVKGIQDDLLNYRESLKEGEESALDHIVKVTTLVNARVLTVEDDFLFASPLVGETIPKSKEELEKIREIAKSEKQFPLQYFSKDMTHGGIHIETDFGAILIDDKEEKVGDLVMDTDLTMEVVEATDAPIRFKPTDQGDYIKLNDALKEILSKPEYADHMEFYPVGNTPAAEYDLLMVEEMGNLYLAAVLIIILLLWYFFRKFSAVSWSLVIVILSTIWTLGISALLGFTITGFLILTILLILTVGVADSVHIMSGYSFLRTKKVEHKTALQKIYSSTGTALLLTATTNIVGILALNITPVVPIQTFAMMSTMGIFLAFFFTIFLLPILIDLWSPWSNPEKAKVTIFTKIGGLFPNVANRMQKILVKVVPFVEKKPIHILVVFTSIILICIYGATQVKVDSNMLDQYPEDSPFRQSVEIADEHMMGAFSMVVFLDLGKENAFKDPKVLKSLDNLQREFEKKYSKYVVMTSSIADVAKDAYKKLNEGREDKFIIPEDPQVLSQTLFMFNNANPDDRKRLVGDNFQAANIKISLHNYGSYEYSKVFKDMQKDISGMVSELKKDYTEATVSITGIFALAMQTADYLTTNEAKSFGIALIAISIILLLVFGSVKVGAAAMFPNLLPAIMTFGLLGWLGVSLDFYTMMLAPIIIGISVDDTVTFLTQYRNEVVKDGNIKRALRETMKEAGQALMFTSLVLGLGFGIMSIAAATGTSNMGKFGFLAIMVGLLCDLFFLPALIIVFKLSFGVKLIETETEEEVLI
- a CDS encoding NAD(P)-dependent alcohol dehydrogenase, with translation MKAVVVTKYGPPEVLQMKEVEKPTPKDNEVLIKICATTAHFGDTRIRRSVPFLVIRLIFGFFKPKKNLILGVEVSGVIEAIGKNVTLFKEGDKVFGLTGYRLGAYAEYCCLPEKVKDGTQENKGVIIKLPSNLSLKEAPAVPSGALTVIKNLQKAKIKNGHEILINGASGSLGTYAIQLAKHYGATVTAVCSEKNFELVKSLGADKVLDYTKEEFTNRPERYDIVYDAVMKSTRGKCKKILKKNGTFLNNYWLSSIKEADVSIMIGFIENNTIKPIIDRTYPLSEIVEAHRYVDTERKRGNVIITIQD
- a CDS encoding GMC family oxidoreductase N-terminal domain-containing protein, whose translation is MTELNQNNQYDAIIIGSGTCGATIAKELAKQKKKVLILERGKTVLLKESLSGIVSIMNEISVGKKLKDMRALTTGGTTALYFGVAALPPFDTFSSLGIDLTQDYEEAKKELPINYLPDEIYGNQSLKLRDSALELGYSWEKQLMLVDLSKCKSGYSYESKWKAKSFVDDAIDDGATLVNRAEVTKIIFDKNKAIGVEYKFKVRAVGSTLYQAFGEKIILAAGIHASPMILRNSGIKNVAKNGFYFDPNMGIFGLIPGLKSTDNFVGTMQTHLEDDISLGDANVQKLFYKILTVAMFKPRHYFSFSDNIGIGVKVEEPMGGELMENGKYHKTLSQEVLSKLDRGTEAAIEILKNAGAKHIIKSPLSPTSVGGALNISEHVDKNLETEFKNLYVCDRSVLPDTYRKPPTLTLVCLAKYLARHLLAEN